A single Kryptolebias marmoratus isolate JLee-2015 linkage group LG16, ASM164957v2, whole genome shotgun sequence DNA region contains:
- the seh1l gene encoding nucleoporin SEH1 isoform X1, with amino-acid sequence MFVARSIAADHKDLIHDVSYDFHGRRMATCSSDQSVKVWDKSENGEWLCTASWKTHSGSVWRVTWAHPEFGQVLASCSFDRTAAVWEEIVGESNDKQRGLSHWIKRTTLVDSRTSVTDVKFAPKHMGLMLATCSADGVVRIYEAPDVMNLSQWSLQHEISCKLSCSCISWNPSSSRAHPPMFAVGSDDSNITYGGKVQIYEYNENTRKYSKAETLMTVTDAVHDIAFAPNLGRSFHVLAIATKDVRIFKLVPLRKESTTTGPTKFEVQIVAQFDNHNSQVWRVSWNITSTLLASSGDDGCVRLWKANYMDNWKCTGILKGDGSPLTGLSGQPTAMSTVVGSSLQTSQNALNGLSAGRYFFPPLDPPRAGTRYGHLLPPSSLIEHCDAEPVIQPLSHRSSSRVLLSLPEAEEQ; translated from the exons ATGTTTGTTGCTCGCAGTATCGCCGCGGACCATAAAGATCTAATTCACGATGTCTCGTATGATTTTCACGGCCGGAGAATGGCAACTTGCTCCAGTGACCAAAGTGTCAAG GTTTGGGACAAAAGTGAGAATGGAGAGTGGCTCTGCACAGCCAGCTGGAAG ACACACAGTGGATCAGTATGGAGAGTGACCTGGGCCCATCCAGAGTTTGGGCAGGTTCTGGCCTCCTGCTCCTTCGacagaacagctgctgtttgggaGGAGATCGTAGGGGAATCCAATGACAAACAGAGAGGGCTGAGCCACTGG ATAAAGAGAACCACGCTTGTGGACAGCAGAACGTCAGTGACTGATGTAAAGTTTGCTCCTAAACACATGGGGCTGATGCTGGCCACCTGCTCTGCGGATGGAGTCGTGCGGATTTACGAGGCTCCTGACGTGATGAACCTGAGCCAGTGGTCCCTGCAGCATGAAATCTCATGCaagctcagctgcagctgcatatCTTGGAATCCTTCCAG CTCTCGTGCCCACCCTCCAATGTTTGCTGTGGGAAGCGATGACAGCAACATAACATACGGTGGAAAGGTTCAGATCTACGAATATAATGAAAACACGCG gaaataCAGTAAAGCAGAGACCCTGATGACGGTCACAGATGCAGTCCATGACATTGCATTCGCTCCAAACTTGGGAAGATCTTTCCACGTGCTTGCCATCGCAACAAAAGATGTCAGAATATTTAAGCTTGTTCCTTTAAG GAAGGAGAGCACCACCACAGGACCAACCAAGTTTGAGGTGCAGATCGTGGCTCAGTTTGACAACCATAACTCCCAGGTGTGGCGCGTAAGCTGGAACATCACCAGCACCCTGTTGGCTTCTTCGGGGGACGATGGCTGTGTACGGCTATGGAAAG cTAACTACATGGACAACTGGAAGTGCACGGGCATTCTGAAGGGGGACGGCAGCCCACTGACAGGCTTATCGGGTCAACCCACAGCCATGAGCACCGTGGTGGGCTCCTCCCTCCAGACCTCCCAGAATGCCCTGAACGGGTTGTCAGCAGGAAG GTATTTCTTTCCACCTTTGGATCCTCCCAGAGCGGGGACCAGGTATGGTCACCTGCTCCCTCCTTCCTCGCTCATAGAGCACTGTGATGCTGAGCCTGTTATTCAGCCTCTTTCCCACAGAAGCTCCTCTCGAGTTCTGCTGTCTCTGCCAGAAGCTGAAGAGCAAtga
- the seh1l gene encoding nucleoporin SEH1 isoform X2 produces MFVARSIAADHKDLIHDVSYDFHGRRMATCSSDQSVKVWDKSENGEWLCTASWKTHSGSVWRVTWAHPEFGQVLASCSFDRTAAVWEEIVGESNDKQRGLSHWIKRTTLVDSRTSVTDVKFAPKHMGLMLATCSADGVVRIYEAPDVMNLSQWSLQHEISCKLSCSCISWNPSSSRAHPPMFAVGSDDSNITYGGKVQIYEYNENTRKYSKAETLMTVTDAVHDIAFAPNLGRSFHVLAIATKDVRIFKLVPLRKESTTTGPTKFEVQIVAQFDNHNSQVWRVSWNITSTLLASSGDDGCVRLWKANYMDNWKCTGILKGDGSPLTGLSGQPTAMSTVVGSSLQTSQNALNGLSAGRIAKRASFAPPLRQLTSPKINQSPAYY; encoded by the exons ATGTTTGTTGCTCGCAGTATCGCCGCGGACCATAAAGATCTAATTCACGATGTCTCGTATGATTTTCACGGCCGGAGAATGGCAACTTGCTCCAGTGACCAAAGTGTCAAG GTTTGGGACAAAAGTGAGAATGGAGAGTGGCTCTGCACAGCCAGCTGGAAG ACACACAGTGGATCAGTATGGAGAGTGACCTGGGCCCATCCAGAGTTTGGGCAGGTTCTGGCCTCCTGCTCCTTCGacagaacagctgctgtttgggaGGAGATCGTAGGGGAATCCAATGACAAACAGAGAGGGCTGAGCCACTGG ATAAAGAGAACCACGCTTGTGGACAGCAGAACGTCAGTGACTGATGTAAAGTTTGCTCCTAAACACATGGGGCTGATGCTGGCCACCTGCTCTGCGGATGGAGTCGTGCGGATTTACGAGGCTCCTGACGTGATGAACCTGAGCCAGTGGTCCCTGCAGCATGAAATCTCATGCaagctcagctgcagctgcatatCTTGGAATCCTTCCAG CTCTCGTGCCCACCCTCCAATGTTTGCTGTGGGAAGCGATGACAGCAACATAACATACGGTGGAAAGGTTCAGATCTACGAATATAATGAAAACACGCG gaaataCAGTAAAGCAGAGACCCTGATGACGGTCACAGATGCAGTCCATGACATTGCATTCGCTCCAAACTTGGGAAGATCTTTCCACGTGCTTGCCATCGCAACAAAAGATGTCAGAATATTTAAGCTTGTTCCTTTAAG GAAGGAGAGCACCACCACAGGACCAACCAAGTTTGAGGTGCAGATCGTGGCTCAGTTTGACAACCATAACTCCCAGGTGTGGCGCGTAAGCTGGAACATCACCAGCACCCTGTTGGCTTCTTCGGGGGACGATGGCTGTGTACGGCTATGGAAAG cTAACTACATGGACAACTGGAAGTGCACGGGCATTCTGAAGGGGGACGGCAGCCCACTGACAGGCTTATCGGGTCAACCCACAGCCATGAGCACCGTGGTGGGCTCCTCCCTCCAGACCTCCCAGAATGCCCTGAACGGGTTGTCAGCAGGAAG GATTGCCAAAAGAGCTTCCTTTGCTCCTCCCCTGCGGCAGCTGACCTCTCCAAAGATAAACCAGAGTCCTGCATATTACTAA